GTGCATCCAGTGCCATCGCGACAACAACCAGCAGGCGACGCAGGACTGCCTCGCCTGCCACTACTAGGCCGCGGCCCGCGCACGCGCGCACGAACCCCACGACCCAGGACGGACGCAGCGTATGCCCGAACTCGATCGTCGCGATTTCCTGAAGCTCGTCGGACTCGGAGCCGGCACCGCCGCCGCGGCGGGTTGCTCCGATCCCATCGAGGACCTCGTCCCGTACGTCGTGCAACCGGAGACGGTGACGCCCGGGATCCCGACGTTCTACGCGTCCACCTGCCGCGAGTGCGCGGCGGCGTGCGGCCTGCACGTGCGCACGCGCGAGGGGCGGCCGATCAAGCTCGAGGGCAATCCCGAGCACCCGATCAACCAGGGCAGGCTCTGCGCGCGCGGCCAGGCGGGCATCGGCCGCACCTATCATCCCGATCGCTACGCCGGCCCGATGGCGCGCAGCGGCGACGCGCTCGCGCCGACGTCGTGGAGCGAGGCCGAGGCGAAGCTCGCCGAGGCCGTGAAGGCCGCGCCCGGCCGCACGTGGGTGCTCGGCGCGTCGCGCGGCCCGACGATCGACGGGATCGTCGACGCCGTCGTCGCCGGCGCGGGCCTCGGCGGTCGCGTCGTCTACTCGACCTTCGACGGCACCGCGCTCCGCGGCGCGACGGAGCAGGTGTTCGGCATCGCGGCGACGCCGCTCTTCGACCTCTCGAGCGCCGACCTCGTCCTCGACTTCGGCTCGGACTTCCTCGGCACCGGATCGTCGCCCGTCGAGCACGCCGCGCAGCTCGCCGAGGCGCGCGACATCGCGAAGCACCCCGACGGCGGCGCGAAGCTGGTCGCGATCGGGCCTCGCCTCACGCTCACCGCGAGCAACGCGGAGCGCTGGATCCCGGCGTCGGCCGGCAGCGAGGGTGCGCTCGCGCTCGCGCTCGCGAAGGCCGTCGCGAGCCGCCGCGGCGTGATGGACGCGGCGCTCGACGCCGCGCTCGCGAAGGCGCCGTCGCTCTCGGCCGTCGCCACGGCCGCCGACGTCGACGCGCACGCGCTCGAGACGCTGGCCGCGGATCTCGCGAGCGCGGGCGCGGCCGTCGCCATGCCGCCCGGGCCCGCTGCGAGCGGCACCAACGCGGTCGCCGCGAACGCGGCCGTGCTGCTGCTCAACGCCGTCGTGGGCGCGGTCGGCTCGCGCGTGCGCATTCCCGCGCAGCCCGATCCCGCGCCGAACGCGAGCTACGCCGAGGTGCAGCGGCTCGTCGACGCGATGAGCGCCGGCCACGTCGCCGTGCTCGTCGTGCACGACGCGAACCCGCTCTACTCGCTGCCCGCGAGCAGCGGCTTCGCGCAGGCCCTCGCCAAGGTCGGAACGGTCGTGTCGCTCGCGCCGCTCGCGGACGAGACGTCGCAGGCCGCGCACCTCGTGCTGCCCGATCACACGCCGCTCGAGTCGTGGGGCGACGCCGCACCGCGCGCGGGCGTGCGCTCGCTCGTGCAGCCGACGGTGCGCCCGCTGCAGGACACGAAGGCGATCGGCGACGTGTTCCTCGCGCTCGGTCGCGCGCTCGGCGCGGACGTGCCGGCGGGCGACACGCGCTCGATCCTCGAGGCGGCCTGGGGCGGGGCGGCGAGTCTCCGCCAGGCGCTCGCGCGCGGCGGGCGCTTCGGCGCCTCCGACGCGGGCGGTGCGACCGTCCAGCCTTCGGCGGCGGCCGCGGTGTCGGCGCCGTCGACGCTCTCGGGCCGCGGCGAGTACACGCTCGTCGCCTACCCGCACTCGACGATCGGCGACGGCTCGGGCGCCGCGCTGCCGTGGATGCAGGAGATCCCGGACCCGGTCACGAAGCTCTCGTGGCGCTCGTGGGCCGAGGTGAGCAAGGCGACGGCGACGTCGCTCGGCCTGAAGTTCGGCGACATCGTCGAGGTGACGACCGACGCGGGCGCGATCGAGCTGCCGGTCTATCCGCGCGGCGGCGTGCGCGACGACGTCGTCGCGATCGCGGTCGGGCAGGGGCACACGGTCGGTCACTACGCGTCGCTCGCCGGCGACGGCCAGCCCGGCGTCGCGCGCGGTGCGAGCGTCATCGCGGTGCTGCCCGCGGCGACGGACGAGAAGGGCGGGCGCGCGTGGCTCGCGACGAAGGCGTCGCTGCGCCGGACGGGCGCCTTCCAGCGCATCGCGCTCTCGCAGTGGACGGACAACCAGCGCGGACGCGGCCTCGCGCCGACGGTCTCGCTCGCGGCGCTCGCCGGTCACGACGACCACCACGGCGGACACCACGAGCTCCTCGTGCCGTACGACCGCGGCCAGGACGCGCACCCGGACGAGCCGTACCGCTGGGGCATGACGATCGACAACGATCGCTGCACCGGCTGCAGCGCGTGCATCGCCGCCTGCTACGTCGAGAACAACGTCGCGATCGTGGGCGAGGCCAACGCGCTCAAGCACCGCGAGATGACGTGGATCCGCATCGAGCGCTACGTCGGCGACGGCGACCGCGAGGGCGGCGAGGAGCGCCGGCCGGTGCCCGACCGCGAGGAGCTCGGTCGCACCGACGTCCGCCACGCGCCGATGCTCTGCCAGCACTGCGGTGCGGCGCCGTGCGAGTCGGTGTGTCCGGTGATCGCGACGTACCACTCGCCCGACGGCCTGAACGGCATGATCTACAACCGCTGCGTGGGGACGCGCTACTGCGCGAACAACTGCGTCTACAAGGTCCGGCGGTTCAACTACTTCGACTACGGCAACGACAACTGGCCCGGTCTCCTCTCGCTCATGCTGAACCCCGACGTCACCGTGCGGCAGCAGGGCGTGATGGAGAAGTGCACGTTCTGCGTGCAGCGCATCCACCTCGCGAAGCAGCCGCGCAAGGACGCCGGCCAGATCCTGCAGGACGGCGACGTCGTCACCGCGTGCCAGCAGTCGTGCCCGACCGGCGCGATCACGTTCGGCAACACGCGCGACGCGAAGGCCGCCGTCAACGCGAAGGCGAAGCAGGCGGACAAGCGCGCCTACCACTCGCTCCACGTGCTCAACACCCGGCCCGGCATCACCTACCTCGCGCAGGTGACGCGCGATTCCGAGGAGTCCCACGCATGACGCCTCCGCCTCCCGCGACGGCCGTCGCGACGATGAGCCACGCCGCCCCGGCGGCGCAGGACTCGAAGATCAATCGCGACATCCTCGCACCCACCCGCTACGTCAGCTGGCAGTGGGGCGTGCTGCTGCTGCTCGCCGTCCTCGGCGTGGGGCAGGCGGTGTTCACGCTCGGCTACCAGACGTACGTCGGGCTCGGCGTCGCCGGCTACCAGGCGCCCATCTTCTGGGGCGTCTACATCATCACGTTCGTGTTCTGGATCGGCATCGGTCACGCGGGAACGCTGATCTCGGCGATCCTCTTCCTGTTCCGCGCGAAGTGGCGCAACGCCATCAACCGCGGCGCCGAGGCGATGACGGTCTTCGCGGTGCTCACCGCCGCGCTCTTCCCGCTCATCCACATCGGGCGGCTCTGGAAGTTCTACTTCCTCATCCCGTATCCGAACCAGCGCGGCCTGTGGGTGAACTTCAAGAGCCCGCTGCTCTGGGACGTGTTCGCGGTGAACACGTACATGACCATCTCGATCGTCTTCTTCTTCGTCGGCCTGATCCCCGACATCGCCGTCGCGCGCGACCGCTCGACCGGCCTGAAGCGCGCCATCTACGGCGTGCTGTCGCTCGGCTGGCAGGGCACGTCGGGCCAGTGGAAGGCGCACAACCGCACGGTGCTGCACCTGTCCGGCCTCGCGACGCCGCTCGTGCTGTCGGTGCACTCGGTCGTGTCCTGGGACTTCGCCATGTCGATCATCCCCGGCTGGCACGCGACGATCTTCGCGCCGTACTTCGTCGCCGGCGCCATCTTCGGCG
This genomic interval from Myxococcota bacterium contains the following:
- a CDS encoding 4Fe-4S dicluster domain-containing protein — translated: MPELDRRDFLKLVGLGAGTAAAAGCSDPIEDLVPYVVQPETVTPGIPTFYASTCRECAAACGLHVRTREGRPIKLEGNPEHPINQGRLCARGQAGIGRTYHPDRYAGPMARSGDALAPTSWSEAEAKLAEAVKAAPGRTWVLGASRGPTIDGIVDAVVAGAGLGGRVVYSTFDGTALRGATEQVFGIAATPLFDLSSADLVLDFGSDFLGTGSSPVEHAAQLAEARDIAKHPDGGAKLVAIGPRLTLTASNAERWIPASAGSEGALALALAKAVASRRGVMDAALDAALAKAPSLSAVATAADVDAHALETLAADLASAGAAVAMPPGPAASGTNAVAANAAVLLLNAVVGAVGSRVRIPAQPDPAPNASYAEVQRLVDAMSAGHVAVLVVHDANPLYSLPASSGFAQALAKVGTVVSLAPLADETSQAAHLVLPDHTPLESWGDAAPRAGVRSLVQPTVRPLQDTKAIGDVFLALGRALGADVPAGDTRSILEAAWGGAASLRQALARGGRFGASDAGGATVQPSAAAAVSAPSTLSGRGEYTLVAYPHSTIGDGSGAALPWMQEIPDPVTKLSWRSWAEVSKATATSLGLKFGDIVEVTTDAGAIELPVYPRGGVRDDVVAIAVGQGHTVGHYASLAGDGQPGVARGASVIAVLPAATDEKGGRAWLATKASLRRTGAFQRIALSQWTDNQRGRGLAPTVSLAALAGHDDHHGGHHELLVPYDRGQDAHPDEPYRWGMTIDNDRCTGCSACIAACYVENNVAIVGEANALKHREMTWIRIERYVGDGDREGGEERRPVPDREELGRTDVRHAPMLCQHCGAAPCESVCPVIATYHSPDGLNGMIYNRCVGTRYCANNCVYKVRRFNYFDYGNDNWPGLLSLMLNPDVTVRQQGVMEKCTFCVQRIHLAKQPRKDAGQILQDGDVVTACQQSCPTGAITFGNTRDAKAAVNAKAKQADKRAYHSLHVLNTRPGITYLAQVTRDSEESHA
- the nrfD gene encoding NrfD/PsrC family molybdoenzyme membrane anchor subunit yields the protein MTPPPPATAVATMSHAAPAAQDSKINRDILAPTRYVSWQWGVLLLLAVLGVGQAVFTLGYQTYVGLGVAGYQAPIFWGVYIITFVFWIGIGHAGTLISAILFLFRAKWRNAINRGAEAMTVFAVLTAALFPLIHIGRLWKFYFLIPYPNQRGLWVNFKSPLLWDVFAVNTYMTISIVFFFVGLIPDIAVARDRSTGLKRAIYGVLSLGWQGTSGQWKAHNRTVLHLSGLATPLVLSVHSVVSWDFAMSIIPGWHATIFAPYFVAGAIFGGFAMVLTVMIPVRRIFGLEAYITNYHFENMSRFLLFTSWIVGYAYGIEYFIAWYSAVEFEQTSFWMRAFGPFWISTWIMIFCNCIAPQVLWFKKVRTHVPTLFVLSVLINIGMWFERYVIIITSLSRDFVPAAWGVYIPAPAELSILVGSFCWFSMFFLLFIKFFPIVAISEVKELAIHERAHGEAH